A stretch of Gemmatimonadaceae bacterium DNA encodes these proteins:
- a CDS encoding serine hydrolase domain-containing protein: MTDRIVSTVQRAGAILLLTLAAAPLAAQHSLDARVDSIAGAVLQQTGVPSASVAVVRDGRIAYAHAYGDAKIDPATPSTAALRYSIGSISKQFAASCILLLQQEGKLSLDDKVSRWFPGLTRANEVTVRELLSHTSGYQDYWPQDYVPPFMLQPTTAQAIMDRWAKRPLDFAPGTRWQYSNTNYVIAGAIVEKVSGVPFFAFLRTHVLAPLGLSSAADIDVSHVTEAEATGYMRFALGPLHPAPKEAKGWLFAAGELAMTPSDLATWDIAMMNERLLAPASYHEMETEVRLRSGVGTGYGLGVFVRLFSGHRLIEHDGEVSGYTAENMVFPDDHAAVVVLTNQDAAPAAAAIAQSVGQLLFTTEDAETSARVAQARRIFVGLQQGTLDRSLFTGDGNAYFSAQAIQDFASSLAPLGAPRAFTQISQGLRGGMVLRVFRAVFADRSLRVWTFQTPDGKLEQYQVAPFGG; this comes from the coding sequence ATGACGGACCGGATCGTGTCGACCGTCCAGAGAGCCGGAGCGATCCTCCTGCTCACCCTCGCCGCGGCGCCCCTGGCCGCGCAGCACTCCTTAGACGCCCGGGTCGACTCCATCGCCGGCGCCGTGCTCCAGCAGACCGGCGTGCCCAGCGCTTCGGTCGCCGTCGTACGCGACGGCCGCATCGCCTACGCCCACGCCTACGGCGACGCCAAGATCGACCCCGCGACGCCCTCCACCGCCGCCCTCCGCTACAGCATCGGCTCGATCAGCAAGCAGTTCGCCGCCTCGTGCATCCTCCTCCTCCAGCAGGAGGGCAAGCTCTCGCTGGACGACAAGGTCTCGCGCTGGTTCCCCGGCCTGACCCGCGCCAACGAGGTCACCGTCCGCGAGCTGCTCTCGCACACCTCCGGCTATCAGGATTACTGGCCCCAGGACTACGTGCCGCCCTTCATGCTCCAGCCCACCACGGCCCAGGCGATCATGGACCGCTGGGCCAAGCGGCCGCTGGACTTCGCCCCCGGCACGCGGTGGCAGTACAGCAATACGAATTACGTAATAGCCGGCGCCATCGTGGAGAAGGTGAGCGGCGTGCCTTTCTTCGCTTTCCTCCGCACGCACGTCCTGGCGCCGCTGGGCCTCTCCTCCGCGGCCGACATCGACGTGAGCCACGTGACCGAAGCGGAAGCCACGGGCTACATGCGCTTCGCCCTCGGGCCGCTCCACCCCGCGCCCAAGGAAGCGAAGGGCTGGCTGTTCGCCGCCGGCGAGCTGGCCATGACACCGAGCGACCTCGCCACGTGGGACATCGCGATGATGAACGAGCGCCTGCTCGCCCCGGCTTCGTACCACGAGATGGAGACCGAGGTGCGGCTGCGGAGCGGCGTGGGCACGGGATACGGACTCGGCGTGTTCGTGCGCCTGTTCTCGGGCCACCGCCTGATCGAGCACGACGGCGAGGTCTCGGGCTACACCGCCGAGAACATGGTCTTCCCCGACGACCACGCCGCGGTGGTCGTGCTCACCAACCAGGACGCGGCGCCCGCCGCGGCGGCCATCGCCCAGTCCGTCGGCCAGCTCCTCTTCACCACCGAGGACGCCGAAACCAGCGCCCGCGTCGCCCAGGCGCGCCGGATCTTCGTCGGCCTCCAGCAGGGGACGCTCGATCGCTCCCTCTTCACCGGCGACGGCAACGCCTATTTCAGCGCCCAGGCCATCCAGGACTTCGCGTCGAGCCTCGCGCCCCTGGGGGCGCCCCGCGCGTTCACCCAGATCTCCCAG
- a CDS encoding protein kinase: MPETPHLTAALSDRYVIEREIGAGGMAVVYLAHDRKLERQVALKVLRPELGAVLGAERFLTEIKISARLDHPHILTLIDSGDADGMLYYVLPYVRGETLREKLVREHQLGLDEALAITKQVASALDYAHRQGLVHRDIKPENILLQEGEAMLTDFGIALAIKEAGGNRLTQTGLSLGTPQYMSPEQATGDRGIDARADVYSLASVLYEMLAGEPPVTGASAQAMIAKLMTEKPTRLRVLRDTVPEGVDAAVAKALAKTPADRFATADEFARALDAGVTRANRAATAPAARSRVPLLAGAAVLVLAVGAGAFAMRARSGHDSAGASLGQKTQLTVSGGIYYPAISPDGKQLAFAARHCTGADCTYSIVEQDVGGTTTRSILDGATSVYDLHWSPDRRNLIFNGTVGGRLASYLLSALGGPPRFLTTGVAAFYADGDSLLLGSSNAQDSVYWVGVAGLDGVVHDSIAVHGKGQFLAGLSAIPGTRWILTLIVQAPHGLWQVIGRDGKVADHVVNQCTCGGIGTVDAVWLDRAGDAAGESVVRIAIDPATGHLAAKQDTMVTGIFTNVSITADGAKMVMDQGALDYGVWTTTVPELVQGHLTEDHRFAHASNSVLSWVSPDGGRLLVRRVVPTTGDHTEARFSVRPFDGTAETPLPATGAIQRATWVDSTSVATVTLTQSGSTHFAVVDVRTGAERNGFDVPDSSVAGAVPVANGWAWIPIARNRLFIEQNGKRRTVALPAWYASIFSVIPDAAHGRVFVAGYNRSTGDTLGVSAVNVADGATTQWASAFAEDGEISPLDGGAVFLAVHHTENAYELYRLTGPGAMQRLGAPPMPLFQISVSGDLKRATVVQRNYNADAWMYNVVKR; the protein is encoded by the coding sequence GTGCCCGAAACCCCGCATCTCACCGCCGCCCTCAGCGACCGCTATGTCATCGAGCGCGAAATCGGCGCCGGCGGCATGGCCGTGGTGTACCTGGCCCACGACCGCAAGCTGGAGCGGCAGGTGGCGCTCAAGGTGCTGCGCCCGGAGTTGGGCGCCGTGCTCGGCGCCGAGCGATTCCTGACCGAGATCAAGATCTCGGCGCGGCTGGATCATCCGCACATCCTCACGCTCATCGACTCGGGCGACGCCGACGGCATGCTGTACTACGTGCTGCCGTACGTGCGCGGCGAGACACTGCGCGAGAAGCTGGTCCGCGAACATCAGCTGGGGCTGGACGAGGCGTTGGCGATCACCAAGCAGGTGGCCAGCGCGCTGGACTACGCGCACCGCCAGGGGCTGGTGCACCGCGACATCAAGCCGGAGAACATCCTGCTGCAGGAAGGCGAGGCGATGCTCACCGATTTTGGCATCGCGCTCGCCATCAAGGAAGCCGGCGGCAACCGCCTCACGCAGACGGGACTGTCGCTGGGCACGCCGCAGTACATGAGCCCCGAGCAGGCCACCGGCGACCGCGGCATCGACGCCCGCGCCGACGTGTACTCGCTGGCCTCGGTGCTCTACGAGATGCTGGCCGGCGAGCCGCCGGTGACCGGCGCCAGCGCGCAGGCAATGATCGCCAAGCTGATGACGGAGAAGCCCACGCGTCTGCGCGTGCTGCGCGACACGGTGCCGGAGGGCGTGGACGCCGCCGTGGCCAAGGCGCTCGCCAAGACGCCGGCCGATCGCTTCGCCACCGCGGACGAATTCGCGCGGGCGCTCGACGCGGGGGTCACGCGCGCGAACAGGGCCGCCACGGCGCCCGCGGCCAGGAGCCGCGTGCCGCTGCTCGCCGGCGCCGCGGTGCTCGTGCTGGCGGTCGGCGCGGGTGCGTTCGCCATGCGCGCGCGGTCCGGCCACGACAGCGCGGGCGCCTCGCTCGGGCAGAAGACGCAGTTGACGGTGTCGGGGGGCATCTACTACCCCGCGATCTCACCCGACGGAAAGCAGCTCGCCTTTGCCGCGCGCCACTGCACCGGCGCCGATTGCACCTACTCCATCGTGGAGCAGGACGTGGGCGGCACGACCACGCGGTCGATCCTCGACGGCGCCACGTCGGTGTACGACCTCCATTGGAGTCCGGACCGGCGCAATCTGATCTTCAACGGCACCGTGGGCGGGCGGTTGGCCAGCTATCTCCTGTCGGCACTCGGCGGACCGCCGCGCTTTCTCACCACGGGCGTGGCGGCCTTCTACGCCGACGGCGACTCGCTGCTGCTCGGATCGTCGAATGCGCAGGACTCCGTGTACTGGGTCGGGGTGGCCGGACTGGACGGCGTGGTGCACGACAGCATCGCCGTGCACGGCAAGGGGCAGTTCCTCGCCGGCCTCTCCGCCATTCCCGGCACGCGGTGGATCCTCACGCTCATCGTCCAGGCGCCGCACGGGCTCTGGCAGGTGATCGGCCGCGACGGCAAGGTGGCCGACCACGTGGTCAATCAGTGCACGTGCGGCGGCATCGGCACGGTGGACGCCGTGTGGCTCGACCGCGCCGGCGACGCGGCGGGGGAGTCGGTCGTCCGCATCGCCATCGATCCGGCCACGGGGCACCTGGCCGCGAAGCAGGACACGATGGTCACCGGAATCTTCACCAACGTCTCCATCACCGCCGACGGCGCGAAGATGGTGATGGACCAGGGGGCGCTCGACTACGGGGTGTGGACCACGACGGTGCCGGAGCTGGTGCAGGGCCATCTCACCGAGGACCACCGCTTCGCGCATGCGTCGAACAGCGTCCTCTCGTGGGTCTCGCCCGACGGCGGACGGCTGCTGGTGCGCCGGGTGGTGCCGACCACCGGGGATCACACCGAGGCGCGGTTCAGCGTGCGTCCGTTCGACGGAACGGCGGAAACGCCGCTCCCGGCAACCGGCGCCATTCAACGCGCCACGTGGGTGGACTCGACCTCGGTGGCCACCGTGACGTTGACGCAGAGCGGGAGCACGCACTTCGCGGTAGTCGACGTCCGCACCGGCGCCGAGCGCAACGGGTTCGACGTGCCCGACTCCTCGGTCGCCGGCGCCGTGCCGGTGGCGAACGGCTGGGCCTGGATCCCGATTGCGCGCAACCGGCTGTTCATCGAGCAGAATGGCAAGCGACGGACGGTGGCGCTGCCGGCATGGTACGCCTCGATCTTCTCGGTGATCCCGGATGCGGCGCACGGTCGCGTGTTCGTCGCCGGCTACAACCGCTCCACGGGCGATACGCTCGGCGTGTCGGCCGTGAACGTGGCCGATGGCGCCACGACGCAGTGGGCGTCGGCGTTTGCAGAGGACGGCGAGATCTCACCGCTCGACGGCGGCGCCGTGTTCCTGGCTGTGCACCACACCGAAAACGCGTACGAGTTGTACCGCCTCACGGGTCCTGGTGCAATGCAGCGGCTGGGCGCGCCGCCAATGCCGCTCTTCCAGATCAGCGTTTCGGGCGATCTCAAGCGCGCCACCGTGGTGCAGAGGAACTACAACGCCGACGCCTGGATGTACAACGTCGTGAAGCGCTGA